A single window of Agromyces aureus DNA harbors:
- a CDS encoding Ig-like domain-containing protein, whose amino-acid sequence MNARPAARRPARRGAIIAAVAAVAAVATVVTLAVTADGYEAQEVPRLETSVWVTRDTGQYARVNTDLGEIDVVRDVDDPSTIVQVGAAASVYNQGLRQRWAVDESNPVDLVAEDGGGSVPTPTGTREVLAAGDWIAYRTDTGTVQVGRLDGDDTAPVDPYAERRAEGDGGDDETYAAAAIGLSPTGLVAMYSARESAVRVHDATTGRFTGDEIAVADAPAADARLQLTFVGDRWIMLDAAEGRLWVSGLAEPVELDVEADAELQQGAGAAASVVIADSTGLLEQPLDGSAAERVVDAAGTPARPIIVDGAIAAAWLSLDGGGIWTSATQRLVPLDLPAGEATGDGPQAVTPVLRGNGDRAVLNETTSGLVWTVPDGRLVPLEQWSLDDDIEDRVGTEEVEDLARQEPPVAVADRFGVRAGAQVELPVLLNDHDPNAKDVLTVDPASIAGGLADPGFGDLALTANDQTPAVRVRATSGSTTFSYAATDGAASSAPVAVTLNVVPDDVNSAPVWCGVEACAQRWPTPQLMPGGTALVSVLNGWVDPEGDPFVLADAQPVDPAAPVSVVPMSDGRVAIRHTDPNAATEKVQVRITVVDAFGAEAEATLDVRVTSTAALEVSPVAVTAGAGETAIVRIADHVSGGSGSMRLLDAVPTATAASSGLTVVPNSAGGEVELSAAEPGAYLATFTVQDVVTRAEQTATIRVTVAAPGAALALAPMTAFVRVGEDAMVDVLGAAQNTSGRVLVVTSAVSTTPELDVAVVAQSQVRATGATRDGQPGLVGRARVSIADGAGATATGDLSVFLVAPSVGLSPIAMPDTVTMRVGELISIPVTANDVSPRAERLVVHAEVTSSGADGELAFAADDQVRYLAPSKPGTYELGYAVGLEQAPDRLDHSTVTVTVLPAGANREPQPHPLVARVLSGQSVRIPVPSTGMDPDGDRTVLTAVTQPDASLGIATISAEGDAIVYTAPAAGTGTSQPAFEYTVRDASGASGTGSVRVGVLTAAVTDAAPVTFSDYVRVQRGAGSPVTVQPTGNDLDPAQGELELVNLVPNAPEGSTEYDRLEALIDESTSLADDRIVLHPGDVAGTNSYRYTVKSVRTSSTAEGLVVVSVTEAESPDAPVVSDTIVTARSRGDLPDQGLDVVAGHVVWASGDLEALELELWTGPGGAGGEVGSSDGFRVSGHRIIGPLPDEGGLVPFRVHGADRAGREVEAFGFLVVPASDDLRVQVRPDLEPLEVKEEQKVAFDVRDLLDLPVGERVEVDSGDYRVQRAVAACASVAGGGAEYSAGREAPWSDVCLVPVRLNGQSAWSWVGVPIAIVPKDPQAILSAVSRTVAPGATESVRLYDEMTTWEGGRQGDRSRLDYSIDFAGSAFLVTQAGDTVSFEARADARPGTRETITVGVGSFGGLTSAITLVVGQAPADAPRGAVFGTQCSVGQGASCTVQVVGVTGEYDPFAGKTGSGLKLTGLASGAANCQVATVRAADDRSVTVTWPAGQNAFGGECVVPFTVADAQGRPGTGRVTVDLLGLPQPPASISTADYSESSVTLEVSLGEALRAHPAISGIEILEGGRTVAAECGPNAPGTWWCRVPNLVPGERHAFAARAVNSVGTSTTTNAVTTWSYRAPSIVDVAIDPVYRAGTTSPSTGVAEVRITADADARSFRVQETGQVIDRRGGTTTADLVLRPGPQMITLVPSSIFEPPTGRGGNEGGVVAKPVTVAGAPSFDPNGITATATTNTSLSIAGIGLGGVANHSSRPANTVYFAWRDGGEPQCWADGEGGLAYDARSAVVASTPAISGLTQYKKYRVKACAANGYGVVASGTADVYLYTRVDAPAGDASYTVATTPAVSGSTYTYGLTGPSLTALEDFHLEYRSNLTGWSNDFAAAVGDWGNPGQVSVRQCHNDWGSSYCSNDLLVVAKTAPAPVTVRFDSGCLAAPVDTAAVTVFEVGASVSAAASGSAVIRAWTVPDPLSPLAVTYSLAFTGQYAGLAAIPRTATLCAPTPDPPVDTDPPVVP is encoded by the coding sequence GTGAACGCACGACCTGCAGCACGCCGTCCCGCACGCCGCGGCGCGATCATCGCCGCGGTCGCCGCCGTCGCCGCGGTCGCGACCGTCGTGACGCTCGCGGTCACCGCCGACGGGTACGAGGCGCAGGAGGTCCCCCGGCTCGAGACCTCCGTCTGGGTCACCCGCGACACCGGGCAGTACGCCCGCGTGAACACCGACCTGGGCGAGATCGACGTCGTGCGCGACGTCGACGACCCGAGCACGATCGTGCAGGTCGGCGCCGCGGCATCCGTCTACAACCAGGGGCTGCGGCAGCGCTGGGCCGTCGACGAGTCGAACCCGGTCGACCTCGTCGCCGAGGACGGCGGCGGCTCGGTTCCGACGCCCACCGGCACGCGCGAGGTGCTCGCCGCCGGCGACTGGATCGCCTACCGCACCGACACCGGCACCGTGCAGGTCGGTCGCCTCGACGGCGACGACACCGCGCCCGTCGACCCCTACGCCGAGCGTCGCGCCGAAGGCGACGGCGGCGACGACGAGACCTACGCCGCCGCCGCGATCGGCCTCTCGCCGACGGGCCTCGTCGCGATGTACTCGGCCCGCGAGTCCGCGGTTCGGGTGCACGACGCGACGACCGGCCGGTTCACGGGTGACGAGATCGCGGTCGCCGACGCCCCCGCCGCCGACGCCCGCCTCCAGCTGACCTTCGTCGGCGACCGGTGGATCATGCTCGACGCCGCCGAGGGACGTCTCTGGGTGTCCGGCCTCGCCGAACCCGTCGAGCTCGACGTCGAGGCCGACGCCGAACTGCAGCAGGGCGCCGGCGCCGCGGCATCCGTCGTCATCGCCGACTCGACCGGCCTGCTCGAGCAGCCGCTCGACGGGTCGGCCGCCGAACGCGTCGTCGACGCCGCCGGAACGCCCGCACGCCCGATCATCGTCGACGGCGCGATCGCGGCGGCCTGGCTCTCGCTCGATGGGGGCGGCATCTGGACGAGTGCGACGCAGCGGCTCGTGCCGCTCGACCTGCCCGCGGGCGAGGCGACCGGCGACGGCCCGCAGGCCGTGACCCCGGTGCTGCGCGGCAACGGCGACCGGGCCGTGCTGAACGAGACCACGTCGGGGCTCGTCTGGACCGTGCCCGACGGCCGCCTCGTGCCGCTCGAGCAGTGGTCGCTCGACGACGACATCGAGGATCGGGTCGGCACCGAGGAGGTCGAGGACCTCGCCAGGCAGGAGCCTCCCGTCGCGGTCGCCGACCGGTTCGGGGTGCGCGCCGGAGCGCAGGTCGAGCTGCCCGTGCTCCTGAACGACCACGACCCGAACGCGAAGGACGTGCTGACGGTCGACCCGGCATCGATCGCCGGCGGGCTCGCCGACCCCGGGTTCGGCGACCTCGCCCTCACCGCGAACGACCAGACCCCCGCCGTACGGGTGCGCGCGACCTCCGGATCGACGACGTTCAGCTACGCCGCCACCGACGGGGCCGCCTCGTCGGCGCCCGTGGCCGTGACCCTGAACGTCGTGCCCGACGACGTGAACAGCGCGCCCGTCTGGTGCGGCGTCGAGGCCTGTGCGCAACGCTGGCCGACACCGCAGCTCATGCCGGGCGGCACGGCGCTCGTGTCGGTGCTGAACGGCTGGGTCGACCCCGAGGGCGACCCGTTCGTGCTCGCCGACGCGCAGCCCGTCGACCCCGCAGCACCCGTCTCGGTCGTGCCCATGTCCGACGGGCGGGTGGCGATCCGCCACACCGACCCGAATGCCGCCACCGAGAAGGTGCAGGTGCGCATCACCGTGGTCGACGCCTTCGGAGCGGAGGCCGAGGCCACGCTCGACGTGCGGGTCACCTCGACCGCGGCCCTCGAGGTCTCGCCCGTCGCGGTCACCGCCGGCGCCGGCGAGACGGCGATCGTGCGCATCGCCGACCACGTCAGCGGCGGCTCGGGGTCGATGCGCCTGCTCGACGCCGTGCCCACCGCGACCGCCGCGAGCAGCGGCCTCACCGTGGTGCCGAACTCCGCGGGCGGCGAGGTCGAGCTGAGCGCGGCCGAGCCGGGCGCCTACCTCGCGACGTTCACGGTGCAGGATGTCGTGACCCGCGCCGAGCAGACCGCGACGATCCGGGTGACCGTCGCCGCGCCGGGCGCGGCGCTCGCGCTCGCGCCCATGACCGCGTTCGTCCGCGTCGGCGAGGACGCCATGGTCGACGTGCTCGGCGCCGCCCAGAACACGAGCGGCCGCGTGCTCGTCGTCACGAGCGCGGTCTCGACGACGCCCGAACTCGACGTCGCCGTCGTCGCGCAGTCGCAGGTGCGGGCCACCGGCGCGACGCGCGACGGGCAGCCGGGTCTCGTCGGGCGGGCACGAGTGAGCATCGCCGACGGGGCGGGCGCGACCGCGACCGGCGACCTCAGCGTGTTCCTCGTGGCGCCGTCGGTCGGCCTCAGCCCGATCGCGATGCCCGACACGGTCACGATGCGCGTCGGCGAGCTGATCTCGATCCCGGTCACGGCGAACGACGTCAGCCCGCGCGCCGAACGGCTCGTCGTGCACGCCGAGGTGACCTCCTCGGGCGCCGACGGCGAACTCGCGTTCGCGGCCGACGACCAGGTGCGCTACCTGGCCCCCTCGAAGCCCGGAACCTACGAGCTCGGGTACGCGGTCGGCCTCGAGCAGGCGCCCGACCGCCTCGACCACTCGACGGTCACCGTGACGGTGCTGCCCGCGGGCGCCAACCGCGAGCCGCAGCCGCATCCGCTCGTCGCGCGCGTGCTCAGCGGGCAGAGCGTCCGCATCCCGGTGCCGTCGACCGGCATGGACCCCGACGGAGACCGCACGGTGCTCACCGCGGTCACCCAGCCGGACGCGTCGCTCGGCATCGCGACGATCTCCGCCGAGGGCGACGCGATCGTCTACACCGCTCCCGCCGCGGGCACCGGCACGTCGCAGCCGGCCTTCGAGTACACGGTGCGCGACGCCTCGGGCGCTTCCGGCACCGGCTCGGTGCGCGTCGGCGTGCTCACGGCCGCGGTGACGGATGCCGCACCGGTGACGTTCAGCGACTACGTGCGCGTGCAGCGGGGCGCGGGTTCGCCCGTGACCGTGCAACCGACCGGCAACGACCTCGACCCCGCGCAGGGCGAGCTGGAGCTCGTGAACCTGGTGCCGAATGCACCGGAGGGCAGCACGGAGTACGACCGGCTCGAGGCGCTGATCGATGAGAGCACCTCGCTCGCCGACGATCGCATCGTGCTGCATCCCGGCGACGTCGCGGGCACGAACTCGTACCGCTACACCGTGAAGTCGGTGCGCACCTCGAGCACGGCCGAGGGACTCGTCGTCGTCAGCGTGACCGAGGCCGAGTCGCCCGACGCGCCCGTCGTCTCCGACACGATCGTCACCGCGCGCTCACGTGGCGACCTGCCCGATCAGGGCCTCGACGTCGTCGCCGGGCACGTCGTGTGGGCCTCCGGCGACCTCGAGGCGCTCGAGCTCGAGCTCTGGACCGGTCCGGGCGGCGCCGGCGGCGAGGTCGGCTCGTCGGACGGGTTCCGCGTCTCGGGCCACCGCATCATCGGGCCGTTGCCCGACGAGGGCGGGCTCGTGCCGTTCCGCGTGCACGGAGCCGATCGCGCCGGCCGCGAGGTCGAGGCCTTCGGCTTCCTCGTGGTGCCCGCGAGCGACGACCTCCGCGTGCAGGTTCGCCCCGACCTCGAGCCGCTCGAGGTGAAGGAGGAGCAGAAGGTCGCCTTCGACGTGCGCGACCTGCTCGACCTGCCGGTCGGGGAGCGGGTCGAGGTCGACTCGGGCGACTACCGCGTGCAGCGCGCCGTGGCCGCGTGCGCCTCGGTCGCCGGCGGCGGTGCCGAGTACTCGGCGGGCCGCGAGGCCCCGTGGAGCGACGTCTGCCTCGTGCCCGTGCGCCTCAACGGCCAGTCCGCATGGTCGTGGGTCGGCGTGCCGATCGCGATCGTGCCGAAGGACCCGCAGGCGATCCTGTCGGCCGTGAGTCGCACGGTCGCGCCCGGCGCGACCGAGTCGGTGCGCCTCTACGACGAGATGACCACGTGGGAGGGCGGGCGCCAGGGCGACCGATCCCGGCTCGACTATTCGATCGACTTCGCCGGCAGTGCGTTCCTCGTGACGCAGGCCGGCGACACCGTCTCCTTCGAGGCCCGCGCCGACGCCAGGCCTGGCACGCGCGAGACGATCACCGTGGGCGTCGGTTCGTTCGGCGGCCTCACGTCGGCGATCACCCTCGTCGTCGGGCAGGCGCCCGCCGATGCACCCCGCGGCGCCGTCTTCGGAACGCAGTGCTCGGTCGGCCAGGGGGCCTCGTGCACCGTGCAGGTCGTCGGCGTCACTGGCGAGTACGACCCCTTCGCCGGCAAGACCGGGTCCGGGCTCAAGCTCACGGGTCTCGCCTCGGGCGCCGCGAACTGCCAGGTCGCCACGGTGCGCGCCGCCGACGACCGATCCGTCACGGTCACGTGGCCGGCGGGGCAGAACGCCTTCGGCGGCGAGTGCGTGGTGCCGTTCACGGTCGCCGACGCGCAGGGGCGGCCCGGAACCGGCCGCGTGACGGTCGACCTGCTCGGCCTGCCGCAGCCGCCGGCCTCGATCTCGACCGCCGACTACTCCGAATCCAGCGTGACGCTCGAGGTATCGCTCGGCGAGGCCCTGCGGGCCCATCCGGCGATCTCGGGCATCGAGATCCTCGAGGGCGGTCGCACGGTCGCGGCCGAGTGCGGTCCGAACGCGCCAGGCACCTGGTGGTGCCGGGTGCCGAACCTCGTGCCCGGCGAACGCCACGCCTTCGCGGCGCGAGCCGTGAACAGCGTCGGCACGTCGACCACCACGAACGCGGTCACGACCTGGAGCTACCGGGCCCCGTCGATCGTCGACGTCGCGATCGACCCGGTCTACCGCGCCGGCACCACCTCGCCGTCGACCGGGGTCGCCGAGGTGCGCATCACGGCGGACGCCGACGCGCGCTCGTTCCGCGTGCAGGAGACCGGCCAGGTCATCGACCGCCGCGGCGGCACGACCACGGCCGATCTCGTGCTGCGCCCGGGCCCCCAGATGATCACGCTCGTGCCCTCGAGCATCTTCGAGCCGCCCACCGGTCGCGGCGGCAACGAGGGCGGCGTGGTCGCGAAGCCCGTCACGGTGGCCGGTGCGCCGTCCTTCGATCCGAACGGCATCACGGCGACGGCGACCACGAACACGTCGCTCTCCATCGCCGGCATCGGCCTCGGCGGTGTCGCGAACCACAGCTCGCGGCCCGCGAACACCGTGTACTTCGCGTGGCGCGACGGCGGCGAGCCGCAGTGCTGGGCCGACGGCGAGGGCGGCCTCGCGTACGACGCACGGTCGGCCGTGGTCGCCTCGACGCCCGCGATCTCGGGCCTCACGCAGTACAAGAAGTACCGGGTCAAGGCGTGTGCCGCGAACGGGTACGGCGTCGTGGCCTCCGGCACCGCCGACGTGTACCTCTACACGCGCGTCGACGCCCCGGCCGGTGACGCGAGCTACACCGTGGCCACGACGCCCGCGGTGAGCGGCAGCACCTACACCTACGGGTTGACCGGCCCGAGCCTGACCGCGCTCGAGGACTTCCACCTCGAGTACCGCTCGAACCTCACGGGCTGGTCCAACGACTTCGCGGCGGCCGTCGGCGACTGGGGGAATCCCGGCCAGGTCTCCGTCCGGCAGTGCCACAACGACTGGGGCTCCTCGTACTGCTCCAACGACCTCCTCGTGGTCGCGAAGACCGCGCCGGCCCCGGTCACGGTGCGCTTCGATTCCGGATGCCTCGCGGCCCCGGTCGACACCGCGGCCGTGACGGTGTTCGAGGTCGGCGCGAGCGTGTCCGCCGCCGCGTCCGGCTCGGCCGTGATCCGCGCCTGGACGGTGCCCGACCCCCTGTCCCCGCTCGCGGTCACGTACTCGCTCGCGTTCACCGGGCAGTATGCCGGGCTCGCGGCCATCCCGCGCACGGCGACGCTGTGCGCACCGACGCCCGACCCACCGGTCGATACCGACCCGCCGGTCGTGCCGTGA
- a CDS encoding AAA family ATPase, translating to MTIAPEQAAWFAETFSLIADNVEQAVLGKRHVVELVLATAVSGGHVLLEDAPGTGKTALARAIAETIHGTSTRVQFTPDLLPGDITGITVYDQKAGRFEFHAGPVFANVVLADEINRASPKTQSALLEVMEEGNVTIDGVTRPVGNPFLVIATQNPIEQGGTYRLPEAQLDRFSIKTSIGYPDEASTMRILQAVGAPKPKLEAIVGTDTIVAMTELSRGVYVNPIVSDYVMRIVDATRRASEVRLGVSVRGAIALSKLAMTWAAAAGRTYATPDDVRSLAVAALAHRLVLEPEAEFDGVTAVAVINQILLDVVAPRENGVA from the coding sequence GTGACGATCGCACCCGAGCAAGCCGCCTGGTTCGCCGAGACGTTCTCGCTCATCGCCGACAACGTCGAGCAGGCCGTGCTCGGCAAGCGCCACGTGGTCGAGCTCGTGCTCGCGACGGCCGTGAGCGGCGGACACGTGCTCCTCGAAGACGCACCGGGCACGGGCAAGACGGCGCTCGCGCGGGCGATCGCCGAGACGATCCACGGCACGTCGACGCGCGTGCAGTTCACGCCCGACCTGCTGCCGGGCGACATCACCGGCATCACCGTGTACGACCAGAAGGCCGGACGGTTCGAGTTCCACGCTGGACCGGTCTTCGCGAACGTCGTGCTCGCCGACGAGATCAACCGCGCGAGCCCGAAGACGCAGTCGGCGTTGCTCGAGGTCATGGAGGAGGGCAACGTCACGATCGACGGAGTCACCCGACCGGTCGGCAACCCGTTCCTCGTGATCGCGACGCAGAACCCGATCGAGCAGGGCGGCACCTACCGCCTGCCAGAGGCGCAGCTCGACCGGTTCTCGATCAAGACGTCGATCGGCTACCCCGATGAGGCCTCGACCATGCGCATTCTGCAGGCCGTCGGCGCGCCGAAGCCGAAGCTCGAGGCGATCGTCGGCACCGACACGATCGTCGCGATGACCGAGCTCTCGCGGGGCGTGTACGTGAACCCGATCGTGTCGGACTACGTCATGCGCATCGTCGATGCGACGCGTCGTGCGAGCGAGGTGCGGCTCGGCGTGAGCGTGCGCGGGGCCATCGCGCTCTCGAAGCTCGCCATGACCTGGGCGGCCGCAGCCGGCCGCACCTACGCGACCCCCGACGACGTGCGCAGCCTCGCCGTCGCCGCGCTCGCGCACCGCCTCGTGCTCGAGCCCGAGGCCGAGTTCGACGGCGTCACGGCGGTCGCCGTGATCAACCAGATCCTGCTCGACGTGGTCGCACCCCGGGAGAACGGGGTGGCGTGA
- a CDS encoding DUF58 domain-containing protein codes for MTESSPLLREPATTDTVTSTRGVTVTRFAQTRRGRVASGVAQARRGMRSTVGVLVRARDWVRETVSPAGLLLVAIAIGGATAGAAFGWFEAWVVAAMSATLLLVCVPFLLGAHDYRVRLDLDRDRVVAGSEIHGTLDLVNRGSRPSMPSVVDIPVGRGLVEAHIPLLRGGAHHEEQLVIAAQRRGVIDVGPMTVSRGDPLRVLRREMRWPEVQRVHVHPVTVALPPSSAGLIRDLEGAPSSALVDADLSFHAVREYVPGDSQRHVHWKSTARTGKLMVRQYEESRHARIAVLLDLDLDGYSDDDEFESAVSAAASLGVQGVREGRDVLVGVSSELDVLDRGAVQAMRSLPTVTPRALLDGVSALQGGSAAGTGARVIRLESVATLVAQSFSDLSIAFLVTGSLVPLDRLRRAAITLPPGITVVAVRCEPEAEPTARHSRELTVLTLGRLDDLAQLLARGAVR; via the coding sequence GTGACCGAATCCAGCCCCCTCCTCCGCGAACCCGCGACGACCGACACGGTCACCTCGACCCGTGGCGTCACGGTCACGCGGTTCGCGCAGACGCGCCGTGGCCGAGTGGCCTCGGGCGTCGCGCAGGCGCGCCGCGGCATGCGCTCGACCGTCGGCGTGCTCGTGCGCGCCCGGGACTGGGTGCGCGAGACGGTGTCGCCGGCGGGCCTGCTGCTCGTCGCGATCGCGATCGGCGGTGCCACCGCGGGGGCGGCGTTCGGCTGGTTCGAGGCGTGGGTGGTCGCGGCGATGTCGGCGACCCTGCTGCTCGTCTGCGTTCCGTTCCTGCTCGGGGCGCACGACTACCGGGTGCGGCTCGACCTGGATCGCGACCGGGTCGTCGCCGGATCCGAGATCCACGGCACGCTCGACCTCGTGAACCGGGGCTCGCGGCCGTCGATGCCGAGCGTGGTGGACATCCCGGTGGGTCGCGGGCTCGTCGAGGCGCACATCCCGCTGCTCCGCGGCGGCGCGCACCACGAGGAGCAGCTCGTCATCGCCGCGCAGCGTCGCGGGGTCATCGACGTCGGGCCGATGACCGTCTCGCGCGGCGACCCCCTGCGCGTGCTTCGGCGCGAGATGCGCTGGCCCGAGGTGCAGCGCGTGCACGTGCACCCCGTGACCGTCGCCCTGCCGCCGTCGAGCGCCGGACTCATCCGCGACCTCGAGGGTGCGCCGTCGAGTGCGCTCGTCGACGCCGACCTCTCGTTCCACGCCGTGCGCGAGTACGTGCCCGGCGATTCGCAGCGGCACGTGCACTGGAAGTCCACGGCGCGCACCGGAAAGCTCATGGTGCGCCAGTACGAGGAGTCCAGGCACGCGCGCATCGCGGTGCTGCTCGACCTCGACCTCGACGGCTACTCCGACGACGACGAGTTCGAGTCGGCCGTGAGCGCCGCGGCCTCGCTCGGCGTGCAGGGGGTGCGCGAGGGTCGCGACGTGCTCGTGGGCGTCAGCTCCGAGCTGGACGTGCTCGACCGCGGCGCCGTGCAGGCGATGCGCTCGCTGCCGACGGTGACGCCGCGCGCGCTCCTCGACGGCGTCTCGGCGCTGCAGGGCGGTTCGGCTGCGGGAACGGGTGCCCGCGTCATCCGTCTCGAATCGGTCGCGACGCTCGTCGCGCAGTCGTTCAGCGACCTCTCGATCGCGTTCCTCGTGACGGGGTCGCTCGTGCCCCTCGATCGTCTCCGCCGTGCGGCGATCACGCTGCCGCCCGGCATCACGGTGGTCGCCGTGCGGTGCGAGCCCGAGGCCGAGCCGACAGCGCGGCACTCGCGCGAGCTGACCGTGCTCACGCTCGGGCGTCTCGACGACCTCGCCCAACTGCTCGCGCGCGGAGCCGTTCGATGA
- a CDS encoding transglutaminase domain-containing protein: MSAPQPDTASRARDLLGIAYVVVAGLLATVAAWPVYESVRMPVAAAVGMLAGLGLAWAARRAPVSGVARALLLVPATAVVYALIVVPVAIPSAVGAPLMWIAGIRDGFVGVVVGWKQLLTLSLPLGEYQAVLVPFLLVMLVGTLVAAMLVVPDRSASPFAVVVGLGMSGFGLAFGSSAIGDPLVVGPVTVPAPRELVVAVGGLVAALAWLLLRSRSIRAVALRRASADTVQRSSLTGWSAFRRRSLATALVLAALVVGAVVTPAAAGFAQREALRDRIDPEVVLRQTATPLASYRSAFTADRVDEPWLALDGDTTGVERLRLATLDTYDGETFHVGAGEGAADAAASRFSRLPRAAVRAPGDVEFGVSVEPGYSGIWVPAPQGLRAAPDFSGDRAAALDDGFHRSGDGATSIDIAAVSSDATGAANGADAGSTDAAGPTASSASSATRGLALGDEYRLVAAPDRRADLDEPGATPLLDVEEYPALAAWIELQEQPDTSAGFLELVQRLRDRGYLSHAAVDGPDAAGWIAGLGGGYTFIPSYSGHSKARIEALFTQLVEQQRLAGPEASDAALVAGVGDDEQFAVAVALLARALGYESRVVLGFRLAGAEEVPGVATCADVCAGGALTVWTEVTGSSGAGGGSGTSTSGAWTPIDATPQFEVAPSLIREGEQLPEHPTTPDRPETATIDPPSAQSESSDAEAAPAGEEPAGPLALAAWVRWTALGVAALALLLLPVLVLLAAKGVRSGRRRREADPEVRIVGAWDDLIDLYAEHGVLTAQLGTRADTARASGRQAATELAGIVERAVFAGDPPDGDDARAAWALVDAERAELAAGARLRRRLAARLSLAALTRSALPGHVRTGRPTPDRSISASLTPARAALEEPAR; this comes from the coding sequence ATGAGCGCGCCGCAGCCGGACACGGCCTCCCGCGCGCGCGACCTGCTCGGCATCGCCTACGTCGTCGTCGCCGGTCTGCTCGCGACGGTCGCGGCCTGGCCCGTGTACGAATCGGTGCGGATGCCCGTGGCCGCCGCGGTCGGCATGCTCGCCGGCCTCGGGCTGGCGTGGGCGGCCCGCCGCGCACCCGTCTCAGGTGTTGCGCGCGCCTTGCTGCTCGTGCCGGCGACGGCCGTCGTCTACGCGCTGATCGTCGTGCCGGTGGCGATCCCGAGCGCCGTGGGCGCGCCCCTGATGTGGATCGCGGGCATCCGCGACGGGTTCGTGGGCGTCGTCGTCGGCTGGAAGCAGTTGCTCACGCTCTCGCTGCCGCTCGGCGAGTACCAGGCCGTCCTCGTGCCGTTCCTGCTCGTGATGCTCGTCGGCACCCTCGTCGCGGCGATGCTCGTCGTGCCCGACCGCTCGGCGTCGCCGTTCGCGGTCGTCGTCGGGCTCGGCATGTCGGGCTTCGGGCTGGCGTTCGGGTCGAGTGCGATCGGCGACCCGCTCGTGGTCGGGCCCGTGACGGTGCCCGCGCCGCGCGAACTCGTGGTCGCGGTCGGCGGCCTCGTCGCCGCACTGGCCTGGCTGCTGCTGCGCTCACGCTCGATCCGAGCGGTCGCGCTGCGTCGGGCGTCGGCCGACACCGTGCAGCGGTCGAGCCTGACCGGGTGGTCGGCGTTCCGGCGCCGCTCGCTCGCGACCGCGCTCGTGCTGGCCGCGCTCGTCGTCGGGGCCGTCGTGACGCCCGCCGCCGCGGGCTTCGCGCAGCGCGAGGCGCTGCGCGACCGCATCGACCCCGAGGTCGTGCTGCGCCAGACCGCGACCCCGCTCGCGAGCTACCGCTCGGCGTTCACCGCCGACCGGGTCGACGAGCCCTGGCTCGCACTCGACGGCGACACCACGGGCGTCGAGCGCCTGCGCCTCGCGACCCTCGACACGTACGACGGCGAGACGTTCCACGTCGGCGCCGGAGAGGGCGCCGCCGATGCCGCCGCGTCGCGCTTCAGCCGCCTGCCGCGCGCCGCGGTGCGCGCGCCGGGCGACGTGGAGTTCGGGGTCTCGGTCGAGCCGGGCTACTCGGGCATCTGGGTTCCCGCGCCGCAGGGCCTGCGGGCCGCACCCGACTTCTCGGGTGATCGTGCCGCGGCGCTCGACGACGGATTCCACCGCTCCGGCGACGGCGCGACCTCGATCGACATCGCTGCGGTTTCATCGGATGCGACCGGTGCGGCGAACGGCGCGGACGCCGGGTCGACGGATGCCGCCGGGCCGACCGCGTCGTCCGCCTCGTCGGCGACGCGCGGTCTCGCGTTGGGCGACGAGTACCGTCTCGTCGCGGCGCCCGACCGCCGGGCCGACCTCGATGAGCCCGGCGCGACGCCGCTGCTCGACGTCGAGGAGTACCCGGCGCTCGCGGCGTGGATCGAGTTGCAGGAGCAGCCCGACACCTCGGCCGGATTCCTCGAGCTCGTGCAGCGCCTGCGCGACCGCGGATATCTCAGCCACGCGGCGGTCGACGGCCCGGACGCCGCCGGGTGGATCGCCGGCCTCGGCGGCGGCTACACGTTCATTCCGAGCTACTCCGGCCACTCGAAGGCGCGCATCGAGGCGCTGTTCACGCAGCTCGTCGAGCAGCAGCGCCTGGCCGGCCCCGAGGCATCCGACGCCGCCCTCGTCGCGGGCGTGGGTGACGACGAGCAGTTCGCGGTCGCGGTCGCGCTGCTCGCCAGGGCCCTCGGCTACGAGTCGCGCGTCGTGCTCGGGTTCCGCCTCGCCGGGGCCGAGGAGGTGCCGGGCGTGGCGACGTGCGCCGACGTCTGCGCGGGCGGGGCGCTCACCGTCTGGACCGAGGTGACGGGCTCGTCGGGCGCGGGCGGCGGCTCGGGCACCTCGACCTCCGGCGCCTGGACGCCGATCGACGCGACCCCGCAGTTCGAGGTCGCTCCGAGCCTGATCCGCGAGGGCGAGCAGCTGCCGGAGCACCCGACGACGCCCGACCGCCCCGAGACGGCGACCATCGACCCGCCCTCGGCGCAGAGCGAGTCGAGCGACGCCGAAGCCGCGCCCGCCGGCGAGGAGCCGGCCGGGCCGCTCGCGCTCGCGGCCTGGGTGCGGTGGACCGCGCTCGGCGTCGCCGCGCTGGCACTGCTGCTGCTGCCCGTGCTGGTGCTGCTCGCCGCGAAGGGCGTGCGGTCGGGTCGTCGCCGACGCGAGGCCGACCCCGAGGTGCGCATCGTCGGCGCCTGGGACGACCTCATCGACCTCTACGCCGAGCACGGCGTGCTCACGGCTCAACTCGGCACGCGGGCCGACACGGCGCGCGCGTCCGGCCGACAGGCCGCGACCGAGCTCGCAGGCATCGTCGAGCGAGCCGTGTTCGCCGGAGACCCGCCCGATGGCGACGACGCCCGCGCCGCGTGGGCGCTCGTCGATGCCGAGCGCGCCGAGCTCGCGGCCGGGGCCCGACTGCGGCGCCGGCTGGCGGCCCGACTCTCGCTCGCCGCGCTCACCCGGAGCGCCCTTCCTGGACACGTGCGCACCGGACGCCCGACCCCGGACCGCTCGATCTCAGCCAGCCTCACCCCAGCCCGCGCCGCACTCGAGGAGCCCGCCCGATGA